Part of the Polaribacter sp. Hel1_33_78 genome is shown below.
TCATTCTCATTTACGCCCAACGCGTAAAGGATGTTTTGTTGCTTTTCTATTCTTTTATTCTCGTCAATATTTGGTTTTAATGACGAAGCCATAAAAGCCAACAAAGAACCTACGACCAACACCATAATTATGGCGAAAATCATTGTATAACTGTTACTATCTGTTCTCTTACTCATAATTAGGCAGTTTTAACTTTAGTACGTTTTAATCTTTTCTTTACATTTCCTTGAACCACATAATGGTCTATTGTTGGCGCAAATACATTCATTAGTAAAATTGCTAAAAACACACCTTCAGGATATGCAGGATTAAATACACGAATCATAATAGATATAAAACCTATTAAGAAACCATACATCCATTTTCCTTTATTTGTTTGCGAACCTGTTACTGGATCAGTAGCCATAAATACGGCTCCAAAAGCCAAACCACCAATCATTAAATGTTCGTACCAAACAGTATTCATTAATCCGTAAAACTTACTAGATTCTGTAATAATATCAGCAGCTACAATTTGATTAAAAATCATTCCCATTACCGCAGCTCCTATGAATGTTGAAAGAATAATTCTCCAACTTCCAATTTTTGTAAAAACTAAGATCGCAGCTCCTAATAAGATTAACAAGGTTGAAGTTTCTCCAATAGAACCTGGTATAAAACCTGCAAATTTATCCCAATTAGAATAAATTACTTCTTGGTTTTGAGCATAACTTCCTAAAATTGTTTCTCCAGAAATAGCATCTGCTGTTCCCGTTCTGTTTACTGCATCATATACCCATACTTTATCTCCAGA
Proteins encoded:
- a CDS encoding NADH:ubiquinone reductase (Na(+)-transporting) subunit B → MSLKQNLHILKEKYKGTKMAPAFNAIHTFLYLPNEVTHGGTHIKAADDLKRTMNIVIMALVPCLLFGMFNAGYQHYAAIDGSLRTNVLANFFTFDNFWIGIIKVLPLVIVSYGVGLLVEFIFAVIKGHEVEEGYLVTGMLVPLIVPIDTPLWMLSVAVVFGVVIGKEVFGGTGMNILNPALTIRAFLFFAYPTWMSGDKVWVYDAVNRTGTADAISGETILGSYAQNQEVIYSNWDKFAGFIPGSIGETSTLLILLGAAILVFTKIGSWRIILSTFIGAAVMGMIFNQIVAADIITESSKFYGLMNTVWYEHLMIGGLAFGAVFMATDPVTGSQTNKGKWMYGFLIGFISIMIRVFNPAYPEGVFLAILLMNVFAPTIDHYVVQGNVKKRLKRTKVKTA